One region of Streptococcus salivarius genomic DNA includes:
- a CDS encoding CD20-like domain-containing protein, with protein MATREEWVRHFEDVNGRKPSPEEFMEAKKEGFVIASEEQSAPVSEQVEAQQVDSSEATEEVTADSVADTQPDEAQVALEEEAPKPMPELNMEKEQEKETPKTSQIPLENPYYKPKVTKNNAFVNIALPIIILVLGILFVILSWTLPFGFVFTFLAFFLIILAIVTLVLSLKSTRKALSIIALVMSIIFFMTSLAGAGYQAVKFVMNHAEQFQSDGHDRAYLYIDENYKFDWTEDQFKELKVGTLTLDEVLDAHGKATDAEYSDAYEEDKPDLLDLTYRKENTDGNNYVRLTFEIKDGVYVLKSASATFDYDKVKEVDDYHSNWTKDDYEKLSVGTQADLLKGTRLSEVVEKHPEASFTYHEMTQTEQGDLTQSVSLSYRDYNPESGKVDAVRLTFDYDKRENEYFLTDKSDE; from the coding sequence ATGGCAACTAGAGAAGAATGGGTGCGTCACTTTGAGGACGTCAATGGGCGTAAACCAAGTCCTGAGGAGTTTATGGAAGCTAAGAAAGAGGGCTTTGTCATTGCTTCGGAGGAACAAAGTGCCCCAGTGTCTGAGCAGGTTGAGGCTCAGCAGGTGGATAGTTCTGAAGCTACTGAAGAGGTGACAGCTGACTCAGTAGCAGATACGCAACCAGACGAGGCTCAGGTGGCATTAGAGGAGGAAGCTCCTAAGCCAATGCCTGAGTTGAATATGGAGAAAGAGCAAGAAAAAGAAACTCCAAAGACAAGTCAGATACCTTTGGAAAACCCTTATTACAAACCAAAAGTAACCAAGAACAATGCTTTTGTTAATATTGCTTTGCCAATTATTATCCTAGTTTTGGGGATTCTATTTGTCATTCTGTCTTGGACGCTTCCTTTCGGTTTTGTCTTTACTTTCCTTGCTTTCTTCCTTATCATTTTGGCTATTGTGACTTTGGTTTTGAGTCTGAAGTCAACACGCAAGGCACTATCTATTATTGCCCTAGTCATGTCAATCATCTTCTTCATGACTTCGCTTGCTGGAGCAGGCTATCAAGCAGTGAAATTTGTCATGAACCATGCTGAGCAGTTCCAAAGTGACGGTCACGATAGAGCTTATCTGTACATCGATGAGAATTATAAGTTTGACTGGACTGAGGATCAGTTTAAGGAGTTGAAGGTTGGTACTTTGACATTGGACGAGGTTTTGGACGCTCATGGTAAGGCGACTGATGCCGAGTATAGTGATGCTTACGAGGAAGATAAACCAGATTTACTAGACCTTACCTATAGAAAAGAAAATACAGATGGAAACAACTATGTTCGTTTGACTTTCGAGATAAAAGACGGTGTCTATGTTTTGAAATCTGCCTCAGCAACCTTCGACTATGATAAGGTCAAAGAAGTTGATGACTATCATAGCAACTGGACAAAAGATGACTATGAAAAGTTGTCTGTAGGTACACAAGCTGATTTGCTCAAGGGGACACGACTTTCTGAGGTGGTTGAAAAACACCCAGAGGCTAGCTTCACTTATCATGAAATGACACAAACTGAACAAGGCGATCTCACTCAGTCAGTGAGTCTTAGCTACCGTGATTATAATCCAGAAAGTGGTAAGGTAGATGCTGTTCGTTTGACCTTTGACTATGACAAACGTGAAAACGAGTACTTCTTGACAGACAAATCAGACGAATAA